aaatctgccctacaaatgatacttcaagacacTCTCTTGACCGAGAAGAGGAATAGACCCAACAAAACCAGAAGActataaatcaatgaacaaaccatttataaaatgacaggacaaaattaccacTCATATTAATCcagaatataaatggcttaagctcaatccaACATCATAGAATAGtcaactggattaaaaatcaaaaccaaattttTTGTTGtcaagaagagacacatttcaccaacaaaaatcagcaaaaacaatATCGCATggcttttgatgttttctgttagtttcatctcttcaaaatatttctgataaaattattcaatgactcacagatcatgcagaaaaatcattttcttcaacaaggactttgatttatttacatttcttcaaaccttagccattcaccagcatgtTATGTAATTCCACAgaactgttaatttcttttcatttcctgaagtagattttgttttgcggcttttcAGTTAAGGGAATATAGAGCAGTTATGCATTGGAGACAGTCGTATATAGTAACATGTGGTTTGagttcatggcattgcaaatttctatttttttatcatCGATTTTCTATTGTGACTTTATTTAAGCAGATGTACAGCAACTGAAATGAACACTAATATATCCGGATGTGAGgttataatgtagtatgcatatttacttccagaaaaagatggaTTAACTATGAAAAGGGCTCATTGTATTTTGACAAGGGGATGTTGGACTCTCAACAATTGTCaatgcccataatgatggacatTAGAcagtgcatgaagaactatactttaataaTGGTGTAGGAAAActtgggagggggagaaggggaactGCAGGAGGCAATAAAGGTAATTCCAGAGGTTTAGCAAACAGTGCTTAGAAGgataatagtagtaataaataaaacctgaaaaAGAACAGTCTCATTCAAGACAGGGAGTACCACCTTAGATACATCGGAATAAAACCTAAACaaggatgtggaagacccaagaaTTATTCAACGTTTAAAGAGACACTAAAAGATGGAGACATGTACCATGTTCCAGGATCAGTAGAATCAAGACGGGAACATGGCCCTGTTACCAGAAGTCATACACAGATTGAATGTGATCCCACTCAATATCCACTAACTCTtggcgtggatgtgggaagaaaagtATTCTACACTCTGCACTGCTGAGAGTGGAGTTAGGGTAAGTGCAGCTGTGGGAAATCACCCCAGGTCTCTTGCCTGCTACCTAGGGGGTGTGACCTAGAGCTTATCTGCCCTGAGGCATACCTTCCATCCCTGTAGAGGGactgtgacctctgacatgattgGAAGGTCAACGGGATTAGGCGTGCCTTTTAGCCAATCAAAGTGTCCTTATTGGGTGGAGGGACTACCTGAAAACGCCCTCCTACCCTCCCTTTGTGTAAGCCTTTATAAACCTTGAGCTTGTGCTGGATAGACAGGACATTTCTGACCAACGGTGAGGGCGAGCTGGGGAAGATGGCGGACGTTCTCAGCGTCTTGAGACAGTACACCATCCAAAAGAAGGAGATCGTGGTCAAGGGGGACGAAGTCATCTTTGGGGAGTTCTCCTGGCCAAAGAACGTCAAGACCAACTATGTGGTGTGGGCGGCTGAGAAGAAAGACCAGCCGAGGGAGTACTACACGCTGGAATGCATCCTGTTCCTGCTGAGAAACGTGCACCTTTCTCATCCCGTTTATGTCCGCCGTGCAGCTGCTGAAAATATTCCTGTGGTTAAAAGACCGGACCGCAAAGATCTGCTTGGCTATCTCAACGGGGAAGCATCAACGTGCGCAAGTATTGACAGAAGCCTCCCCCTGGAGCTAGGTCTTCAGCGATCTGCTCGAGTCAAAAGAGCTGCAGATGAAGTTCTAGCAGAAGCCAAGAAACCGCGCCTTGAGAATGAAGAATGCATACGTCTGGATAGAGAGAGACTGGCTGCTCGTTTGGAGGGCCATAAGGAAGAGGTCGTACAGACTGAGCGGATTAGGTCTTTGTCTGAAGACATGACGGTGGAAAAAATTGctgcaatcaaagccaaaattatGGCTAAGAAACGAGCTACTATCAAGACCGACCTGAATGATGCTCTCACTGCCCTTAAGCCGAGGAGCTTTGTAGATGCTGAGGTAGATGTGACCCGAGAGATTGTCAGCAGGGAGAGAATGTGGAGGACACGCAACACGATCTTACAGAGCACAGGAAAGACTTTTGCAAAGGATATTTTTGCAATTCTGCAGTCTGTGGAGGACCGAGAAGAAGGGCGGGCACCTGAATGCCGGCGACCAGCTCCAAATGCAGCCCCAGTGGATCCCACAGTGCGTTTGAAACAGCCTATCCTGGCCGCATACGACAGATACGATCAGGAGAGGTTCAAAGGAAAAGAAACGGAAGGCTTCAAAATCGACACTAGGGGCACCTACCACGGTATGCCACTGAAACTGTTAACGGAGGGTGCATCTGCCCACAAGACTCAGACACCTGCAGCACAGCCAGTACCAAGACCGCTTTCACAAGCAAGACCTCCCACGAATCAGAAGAAAGCTTCTCAAACTCCCATCATCATAATTCCTGCAGCTACCACGTCTTTGATAACCATGCTCAATGTAGAAGACCTTCTACAGGATTTCAAATTTGTCTCATCCGATGAAAAGAAGAAGCAGGGTTGTCAACGAGAACATGAAACTctaatacagagaaggaaagagcaaaTGCAACCAGGTGGCACTGTAAGTAGTGTCACAGTACCTTACAAAGTACTAGATCAGCCCCTTAAACTTATGCCTCAAGATTGGGACCGGGTTGTGGCAGTGTTTGTGCAAGGTCCCGCTTGGCAGTTCAAAGGGTGGCCGTGGCTTTTGCCTGATGGATCACCAGTTGACATATTTGCCAGAATCAAAGCCTTCCATCTCAAGTATGAAGAAACTCGTCTAGATCCAAATGTTCAGAAATGGGACGTGACAGTGCTAGAACTCAGCCACCATAAGCGGCATTTGGATAGACTAATTTTCTTGAGGTTCTGGGACACACTGGATAGATACATGGTGAGCCATAAATCTCACTTGAGATTCTGAATTACTTGGTTCCCTCTTTTCTGGAAATCTGGATTCAGAAACACGGATATACGTTGCTGCAAAGACTGAGACTCAAGCTTTATGAATTTATCTGGAATCTGACCAATGAAGACGCTCACACATCGATCTTGCTATAGACTTTGTTTGATGCTTTGTGCTTCAAAGGGATGCTGCTTCTCATCCAGAGAAGCAAACTTTTGGCTTCcagatattttgtaaatattagcCTTCTAGTCTGTAGTTGAAATTGCATATTTTgatagaagtgtttttttttttttttctcattggctATATTAGCATCACTTAAGAGTTGTTTCTTTAGAAAGTAGAAGCCGGAATATAAAGGTTGTATacttagagattgcaataaagCTTTCAAAACCATCTTGCTTCTGatgtcttttattatttttcttcaaagagtAGCTATCTGAGTGGAGCCAAGTCTCCgatgtgtttctcctttttttttttttttttaatttgaaaggcggatatacaacggggtgaagagacagagaggaagatcttctgtccattgattcactccccaagctgccccaatggccggagctaagctgagtcgaaaccaggagactggagcctctcccaggtctcccatgcgggtgcaaggtcccaaagctttgggccatccttgactgctttcccaggccacgggcagggagctggatgggaagtggggcggctgggacatgatccggcgcccatatggggttccagctcgtgcaaggtgaggacattagccacttctgatttcttatttctctgttattctgttaATGAAAATACTATAAAATCAATGGTGTATTTCCAAAAGCAAGCAAAGGAATGTgacttgttgttgttttggttgttgCTTTTTCCTGTAAATGGTGAAATGGTTAAGGACTATATTCTGCAAGAGTTTTGTGTAAaatcacttgtttttttctttcttcttcttcttttttttgatgatttttacacagtttattagggcacaaaggctcaagggctacaggaaagtgggcaagactattgtttcctctccacatttttttttcctgtatctggggtaaaggaggagGTAAAGGGAGAGGCCCCTACCCAGTCtttcacccatcccaggtccctgatgtggggcatgctccgagggtcctgctcaagtggtttggatagttcaacagttgtgaattgctgccagtctcgccattgcaagcacgatgaggtcgctgaagaatcctctgattgacatagtccatctcagagtctccgtttgccctgtttttcagggATTACCTGAAAATGCCCTCCTACCCTCCCTTTCTGTAAGCCTTTATAAGCCTTGAACTTGTGCTGAATGGACGGGACATTCCTCACGAGCTGGTCTCTGGTGGTTCACGATCGGTGACCTTGGAGCCTGTTGGCAGACTTAAACCCCAAGATGTAGCAACTATGGGAATCCATATTCAGAGTTGGACAAGTCAACATTGATCTACCACATGACCTGACTGTCCCACTCCTGGGCTTATATCCAAATGAAGTCAAATTTGCATGCCACAAAGCAACTTATATGTCTGTATTTGTagtccagcccctgctgctgttgttggcgAAGGAGGTAGCgagagctgctgctgttgctgcgtgGCGGGCGCAGCGGCAGGGGAGCCATCACCGTGGTCAGCAGGAACTCTACAGGCACTGCGGAGACCAGCCCGGGTTGCTGTCACTACCGCCGCCATGGCTCAGTACAAGGGCACTGCAAGCGAGGCAGGCTGTGCCATGCACCTGATGAAGACGCGAGAGAAGCAGCGTAAGCAAATGGAACAGATGAAGCAGCGGACAGCAGCGGAAAACATAAAATCCAAGGGTGACAAGAAGTTCTATACACACTACGATGCCATGGAGGTAGAGCTCAAGTCCAGCGCCGTGAGGAGCGATCCAAGCAGCTACAGCTGAAGCTGGACAAGCTGCGGGAGAAGGAGCACAAGGAGGCCAAGCGGAAGATCTCTGGTCTGTCCTTCACTCTGGAGCAAGAGCAGGGAGTCATATATGAGGAGGAGCCGAAAATGGAACGGGTCACCACAAAGAGGAGGAAGTTAGGGAAGAATCCAGAGGTGCATATGAGCTTCTTGCCTGACCGAGAGCGTGAGGAACAGGAGAACCGGCTCCAGGAAGAGTTGCGACAGGAGTGGGAAGCCAAGCAGGCAAAGTTCTAGAGTGAGGAGATTGAAATCACTTTCGGTTCCTGGGATGGCTCTGGGCACCGGCACACAGTCAAGATGAAGAAGGGCGACACGATGCAGCAGTTGCTGCAGAGAGCCATTAAGCTCCCACCTGGAGGAGCTCGCTAGAGGATGCTGAGGCAAATCCACATCATAAAGCCATATTAGAATCTCATGTTTTAGGTAAAATCCATTTAAAGTGTATCTAAATTTGCTAGGAGAAAACCCAAGAGGTTGGCGCGGGTGATTGGTGATGAAAAAGTGGCTCCGTGGTTAATAGGCCCAATTCTAACCAAGGAAGCTGGACTaatacacagagaaatgaaagtgATCCCTAGTTTCTCTCATGTCAGAAATCCAATGGAATAGCTCTCATAGAAGATCGTCACCTTCTACATAAGGGATGAGTCAGATCCCCAAAATGACACCTGTGTCCCAAATTGTCATTTCAGAGCACAGGAGCTGCTCATTTGTGGAGTCAAATCTGTGCAACACCTACAAGAGGAGCAAGTGGAAGTCAGAGGAACCTGGATTCACATAACCTCTTGCTGGGATGAACAGAAATCCTCTGAGTCTCATTCTCAATTTCCGGATGAAAATATCATGTAACACTTCGGGAATGAAGCCTAACAACATTTTCCGATTAGCTCCACTTAACTCAAGGTCATTGCTAGGCTTGATGACTTGCTGGAACAAGGGATCATCCTTCTGTTTGTAACACTCCCTAGCCTGCTCAAAAACAGCCATAGCCTTTGGTGTTTCAGCCCTGGTCCTCCACTGGCATCCAGTGGTGAGAAATGGGAAGATAGAAATACCAGCTCAAGTCCAGCAGCACAAGAAACCCAAGCACTGACCCAGGAAGGTGGACCTCAGGCAGGTTGCATGACTCCCAAGAGAGCCCACAGTGAGGAGTGGAAGAAATGTGACTGCAAGCCCACTGTCAGCTGAAATATGCAGAGATGGCGGTTTCCAATTCTAAGCAGGAAGATAGTGCCATTCATGATCAGCTGCCAGGGGCAAGCTGTCTTCTCTTAGGTATCATGTTAAACAAGGCACCAAATCAGGGCCAAGGATTCATTCAAGTGGAACCCACTATTTTATAATCCAATTAGCATTTCCAAAGGTCTTGACAACAAGTGGCAGGTTTGTTCACTGAGCCTCCTTTCTGAAGCCCTGAGCCCCAGGTCTGTGTCCTTCCATTTGCTTTATTTGCATGGTCTAAGCTTTCTGTCTCCCACCTCCTGCAAAGTAAAAATGATTACACAGACTTGCTTGCTTTCCACAAAGGAGATAATCCAGGTCTAGCGGTCACTCCCTCCTGACAGAGAATGACAGGTGTCCCTGAGAAACAATCACAgtggccagagagacagagagctttatTTTGCTTCACCTTTTGCCTGGCACTGGATATCACAGTATATGATAATGTTACAATGTACAGACTTCCTTTCTAGGAGCAATCTGAAAGAATTTCATCTTAGGGCCCACATTGTGGCTTATCAAGCTAATCcttagcctgcagtgccagcatcctacaggggtaccacataggacacctgaaagcagctcctggcccctgattctaattggctcagctctgaccttacagccatttggagagtacacCAGCAATTGGAGGGACCCCTGCCCCCTCTCTTTCttgcctctctctgtatatctgcctccctctcaaataagaatgattaaaaatgtttaaaaagaattcttttttggaaatatccaggaaaaaaattacataaaaaccaCCTCCCCAAATTCACAAAACTATCACATACTGACAATTTCCATTGAAGTCAATGAGAGTCAAAAACACCCACTGCAATGTGGGTGTAAATTGAGGTTTACAGGATTCACTAAACCACAGTTCTTCTCACCTGGGGTCAAGTCTTTAATGCTATGTTTTCCCTGCTTATCAACAGCACCATTTGTACAAGCCTCATTTATGTTCCCTTTGACTACCCAGTACTGCCCTAGTATTAATGAAAGAGAATATTTGCTTTTCTAAGCACAGTGTGAAGAGATTTGGTAATAAATGCTGACTCCCTTGGGAGCTCAACCTGGGCTCACTAAGCTGAATAGATGGTGCACACACCCAGGTGCAGAGCAAGTGAGTCACCAGCAGGTGGCATGGGTTGGATCCATTTTCTAGATGGTCAGTGATTCCTGGTAATTCCACTTTCAACTCCCAGTGACTGACTGGAAGAGGTCTCCAAGTGCCGTTTAAGCCCCTCTGGTCACGATCAGAAGAATAAGGAAGATACTTTTTTCTAGCAAAAGCTAAACTTCTAAGGAATATTAAAATTGCAGAAGTCTCCTCTTTTTTTGCCCTTTCCATTGTCCTCTGTGTGCTCTGGCTGCAGACTCTTGGGTCCCTTAGAAACAGAACTGCTACCTCGCTGTGGCCTCTAACAAGATGATTCTGCCATCTTAAAGGGAACAGCTTGTGTAACTTTGGGAAAAACATGGCAAGCCTCTGGGGTTGGTTTTCTGACAGCACTAAAGTCAAcataatgaaataacaaatgctACTTTCTGTCCTGCTTTGCAATGTGCATGCAGTACCTGCTGCTAAGGCAAGAAGGGATCCTGACTGGTcctgcccattttttaaaaatgttgatgacCTTTATATAGTTGACTatggctcaaagggtcaagggctacaggaaagtggataaggctcttgtttccacatttctttcttccttcttgtatctggggaaaggggagagacaaagggagaagccacaccaacTGTCCCTGATGTGAGCCATTCTCTGAGAACACTGCTCAAGTTGTTTCAATAGTTtgactgttctgaattgctgccaattttgccattccaagcacggtgAAATCTCTTACACTGTCAGGCAGAGTCCACGTTAGCACCTCCACTTGCTCAGATTTTCGctaccaacacttggctggagtaatTGATCCAGTTGTTCTATCCTCTGCTCTAGTAGCAGGTGTTATAAGTAGGCTCCAATGTACTATCATATCCTTCATGTCCACCTGCATTTGCTGTCCACTTCTgtgtctgagcctctgaagaggctcagctttactccatggtcagaccatggaatgtGCAAATCTCatcctggttggggttctgagttcagtttGATTGGGGTGAACCCCAAGAAAACTTTGTTTGAGAtgattccagaccagattcttgtgtgagcttgccagtacagggtctggcacagatcATTGCCTGAATCAGCCTCTACATATGCCGGTGGTTGCAATTTCTAGGTCAGTTTtatttccagccctgccttctacacaaaccaatggattttGGTGCCAAGCCCGATCCTGTCCACCACACGTTTGGCCCTCACACaacccagtgggagctacagcctctTCAGAGCAATCGgcagtaacccccaccaagccagAACCCTCTGACATgtttcccgtgcttgccagtatgtgcagcagactggtccagtgtgtcctgcatcccattcagttctcacatgtcaatgggcattgaagcctagttcaactctgGTGCCATTTGGTGTGTAGGCCACATAAAACCAGGATTTGCTCCCCTCTGTGTCAGCCGTGGTCATGGCCAgtgccccaagcattgagtctaaCCTGGTACTTCCAGCAGCTGCCATGCAGATGGAAGCTCCCTCCACCCAAGCCCCATGCCCCGCCCATTTTTGAGATGGAAATACTGCCAAGAAAGTGAATCCAAGATAAGCATTTGTGTCACTATGTGACACTGGAAAAGGTTATTTTATTCATACAAGCACTCATTTGTTCAattaagagaaagggaagaggctCCCACATACTGATTCAGTGCACAAGGGCCCACAAGTGGCAGGCATGGCCTGGGTTGAATGTGGAACCGGACCTCCATCCAGTCAGtggggacacaagtacttgagccagctctgctgcctcctaggcagATTTGTGGTGTAGTTTTCCTTCAGGCTCCTGAACATGACCACTGGGACACTCTGCTGCCACAGCAGCACCTCACAGGGCTCCAGGTCCATCTCTTCATCTTCACCCAGCTGGATCTCCTCAGGGTTGTCCTGCTGGGCTGTCTCGGCCAGCTCCTCACAGGCAGCATTGCTCCTCCCAAACAAGATCTTGCTCTGGGATCGCTGGGACTTGTCCTGTTTAGCCTGGGCTACCAGCTGCCTGGCCCTCTGTTCCAGCAGCCTCATGTCATCCACACCACTCTACCCCGGGGCCAGGTCAGACATGGTGCCTGTAGCACTGCCCAACACCTTGAGCATGTGGAAGGCCATGAAGTTGATCTGTGTATTGTAGATGGCCTCCACACTGCGGTGGACCTGCAGCATCTTGTGGATCATGTCCTCATTGCCGTGACATGCCTCGAACTCCTTCCAAGTCTTCCAGAAGGCACTGGTCAACCTTGGGTCACAGATTTGCGAGCAGAAGCTGTAGATGGAGTGGGCCTGGTCAATCTCCCTGAGCTTGCACTCCATCTCCGTGAACTGCAGGCACATCTCCGGGACATGCTTGTCTGACAGCACCTTGATGGCCTTCTGGTAGATGCTGCAGGTACTCATGAACCTGTAGATCTCAGCCGCCCTCTTGATGTAGAGTTGGAGCATGTTGTGCAGGCTCAACAGCGAGGGTTGCGTGCTCATACATGGCCATGGCGTGCAAGGCCAGGCCCCACTCCTCCTCCAGCTGTGCATACAACAAGTAGAGTCTTGCAGTATTTGGAGGGCAGCCATCCAGCACCTGTTCAAAGAGGTCCCAGGTCTGCTCCAGCTTACTGCCCCCTTACCGAGTGATGAATTTGGCCAGGTAGGCGCTCCAGATATCGGACATGTTGGGCCACTCAAACAGTGAGATGCCATGCTCATAAGCCTTGAAGCTGTCCTCAAAGTACTTATGCTCCTCCAGGAACACGGCATAGCGGATAACCGTGAGGGGCATGGCGATTCTCAGGTCCAGAATGCTGTCATACACTGCCTTGGTGGACTGGAAGGTGCTCAGGCTCTCCTCCAGGTCGACGAGCATTGATCATAGCTTCAGGGACTAGTACACGCATCTCTGCAGGGTCTCTGAGCTGTTGAAGTAGTCAGCCGGGGGGGCAGGCAGTGCTGTGGCCTTCCTCAGCAGCCTCA
This window of the Ochotona princeps isolate mOchPri1 chromosome 2, mOchPri1.hap1, whole genome shotgun sequence genome carries:
- the LOC131479627 gene encoding parafibromin-like, translated to MADVLSVLRQYTIQKKEIVVKGDEVIFGEFSWPKNVKTNYVVWAAEKKDQPREYYTLECILFLLRNVHLSHPVYVRRAAAENIPVVKRPDRKDLLGYLNGEASTCASIDRSLPLELGLQRSARVKRAADEVLAEAKKPRLENEECIRLDRERLAARLEGHKEEVVQTERIRSLSEDMTVEKIAAIKAKIMAKKRATIKTDLNDALTALKPRSFVDAEVDVTREIVSRERMWRTRNTILQSTGKTFAKDIFAILQSVEDREEGRAPECRRPAPNAAPVDPTVRLKQPILAAYDRYDQERFKGKETEGFKIDTRGTYHGMPLKLLTEGASAHKTQTPAAQPVPRPLSQARPPTNQKKASQTPIIIIPAATTSLITMLNVEDLLQDFKFVSSDEKKKQGCQREHETLIQRRKEQMQPGGTVSSVTVPYKVLDQPLKLMPQDWDRVVAVFVQGPAWQFKGWPWLLPDGSPVDIFARIKAFHLKYEETRLDPNVQKWDVTVLELSHHKRHLDRLIFLRFWDTLDRYMVSHKSHLRF